In the Vibrio agarivorans genome, TTTGATGTTTTCCGCCGTGTTTCTCATGCCGAGTGGGACACACTATTATTCTTCTACGGCGTGGTGATGTGTGTCGGTGGCTTAAGCTTGCTGGGCTACCTTGGCATGGCGTCAGAGATCATGTACACCCAGTGGGATCCAATCTGGGCTAACGTCATGGTGGGGATCTTGTCTGCGATCGTCGATAACATTCCCGTGATGTTTGCTGTCTTAACCATGGATCCAGCCCTATCGATGGGTAACTGGTTACTCGTCACCTTAACAGCAGGTGTCGGCGGCAGCTTACTCTCTATCGGATCCGCCGCTGGTGTTGCTTTAATGGGCGCAGCACATGGGCAATACACCTTTTTCGGCCACTTGAAATGGGCGCCAGTGATCGGGCTGGGTTATATCGCCAGTATTTTGGTGCATTTGTGGCTGAATGGGGGGATGTTTTAAGGGGGAAGAAAATTGGAAAAGAAGAATACAGAGGTGGGTGTTCTGTGATCTGTTGAGGGGGAGAAGGCTGGAGGTGGAAGGTTTGAGGATCTATTACATTCAAACCTTCGTGCCTAAAACGAGTGCAAAACGTTGAAGAATCAGTTAACTAACAGCGATCACCTCTGAACTCTGTATTCCCCAATCCCCCCCCCTTCTACCTCCAACCTTCTATATACCCCCTACTCCATCTCCACACGCCCTGCTTGCTGCAAGGTATACGCCGTCAATGGGTCAATATCTCTCACCAACTCACAAACTTGATTAATCGCTTCAACCGATGAGCTACCTTTGCGGTAGCTTAAATAGATCGGGCGATACCAATCTTCGCTGTTTTCTACACGATACAGTTGGCCGGTGTCTAAGAAAGGTTTGACCATGGAATAAGGTAAGTAAGCACTTCCTTGCTTATCGAGGATGAAATCTAAAGCGATCCGCGCGGTTGAGGTTCTCAGCAAGGGTGGTGCCGCTTTGCCGTGGCGCTCTACATGCTCTGAGCCAAACTTGGTGCCCCAGTCTACGTAGACATAACCATTTTCAAATACGGTCTCTACGCTTTGCGGCGAAGTTGAAACCATCACAAGCACTAGATCTGCTACTTTCTTACATTCGAGCTCATCGGCTTTGATCTGATCAAACGCAAACGCCATGTCTAGAGTGCGCTCAAGCAAGTGGCGGTTGAGCGCTTCACGATTGAGCACTTCTGCCATAAAACCATAGCCAGAAAAGGATTCTGTCACTACGCTCAAACAGTTCTGTAGATAGGCATCCCAAATATTGGGTGTACCCCCCATTGTTAGCTGTAGCGCTTGACCACTCTCCAAAGACAACTCCAGCTTTGCCTGCTGTAGGGTCGAAACCATGACCTCTGCGTAGCCAATTAGGCGCTCACCTGCCGATGTCAGCTTGATATTGTTGCGATCACGAGTGAAAAGCTGGGTATCAAAATAGTTTTCTAACTGCTTAATACGCGCACTCACAGCCGCCTGAGTGATATAGAGGTTTTCAGATGCTTTACCAAAATGTTTGGTGCGAGCCACCTCTAAGAAGGTGCGGAAGACTTTTACATCCATTTATTTTTCCTGCAATACAAATGACATCTTATTCAAACAGATTATACAACCATAACGATGGAACAAGATTCAAAAATGTTATGACCGAAGTCCGAGATATGCTTATCGTCACGATAAATATCTTTTGATTCTCTTTCCAGTAGTTTACGAATATGTTTGCGTAACACCACAGCATCAACCGATGTTGTCAGGTGTCATAATTAACTGCGAATTTAACACGCACCCTGAATTTTATATCGAGGTCATTATGTCTGAAACTCACTTTCGCTACGGCAGAAAACGTTTTTATGACAACACCAAGTTCCCACGCGGTTTTGCTAAGTCAGGCGACTTTACGCTAGCAGAAGAGGAACTATTGATTCAATTCGGCGACACCATGCTTGGCTTAGAGCTGGGTGAACTTTCACCAGAGAACAGCGAAGAGAAGCATTTTTTGAAAGTGCTGGCTAACCCGCTAAAAGCGAAATCAAAGCTCGAGCGTACTTGGCTGAAATACACTCAATTGGCTCGTGGCCGCAAACGTTTTCATACCCTTAATGGTTCACGCCGTACCTCAGCTGCCGACAGCTTAGAAGAGTTCGATGCGGTTTTAGAAGACGATTAATTTAGCTTCGAGACAGCTTTTAAAACGAATAACATTTTTTAATTTGTGCTCCGCGAGATCACCAAGGATACGATCCACCAGTGAGCGGAGCACTTTTTCATACCTACTTCGCCAACAGCGCTACTTTCTTCAAAAAGCTCTCTTTAAGATGGGCTTGATCATAATCCATATGATAAGTGTTGTGGAAACCGATACTCAGCTCCACGCCATTACCGCGCAAATAGATGTTGTACCCATCATAGTCAGCAATCGCTTCGACACCCTCATAGATCATGCCATGCTCTGTTGGCGTGCCATTCGCCATAATTCGCTCATAAGCATGTAAGATTTTGGTTGAATCGAGTTCATTTTTCATCGTTCTACCTCCGAGCTGCACTCGGTTATGCACCTTATATAAGTATGGACGATATTCTGTCGTAAGGTGTGAAGCTGGCCAGGTTTTACTCTATGCTTAATCGAGCGCTTGGCTGGCGCTCTATTTACCCACCTTGCTCTCCGTTCTGCTCACATGTCATTAATTTAATATTCGTTAAAAGACAAATAGAAACATTTGCTTACACTCACAAACGCCAACTATAGTTATTGAACACTACACAGAGGTGTTTGTACTCAAGATACATAGCCCTCAACCTGATTAGCGCATTTGCCCAAATTAAAAAGGTTGTCATGAAAAAAAATCGTCTATTAGTGCTGTACGCGCATCCGGCTCAACACCGCTCCGAAGCCAACCGCCCGCTGTTTAACCTAGCGCAGAAAATGGCTGGAGTAACTACAGTTGATATGTACGCAGAATATCCCAAATTCAATATCAACATCGACCTTGAGCAGCAGCGCCTGCTTGACCATGATGTGATCATTTTTCAGTTCCCACTCTACTGGTATTCAACGCCAGCAATCTTAAAAGAGTGGCAGGATCTGGTGCTTGAATATGGTTTTGCCTACGGTACAGATGGGACAGCCTTAAAAGATAAGCTCTTTGTTTGCGCGTTAACCGCGGGAGGTAAACACGAGGCTTATCATGCCGATGGTTATAATCACTTTACCATCCGTGAGCTGTTGCAACCGCTTGAACAGATGGCACGCTTAACCCACATGCGCTATCTACCGCCACTTGCTCTTTTTGGCTCTCGAACCGCACTTGAAGAGAAGCGCGTAGAAAAACACACACTGCTTTACGGCAAAATGCTAAACGCCTTGCTGCTCGACCAAGTATCACCTGACAGCACAGAGAACCTAGAAACACTCAATGAGTTCATCAACCAACTGGATGAGGAGAAATCGGCATGACCGGACTGTTTTTACAAGCCTTTATCTACCTCGTTGCCGCCGTTATTGCGGTGCCTATCGCCAAAAGGCTCGGCCTCGGCTCAGTATTGGGTTATCTGATTGCAGGTGTGGTCATTGGCCCTGTGATTGGTCTGGTTGGTGAAGAAACCACAACCATTCAGCATTTTGCTGAGTTTGGTGTGGTAATGATGCTGTTTTTAGTCGGCCTTGAGCTTGAGCCCAAAATGCTATGGGCCATGCGTAATCGATTAATTGGTCTTGGCGGCCTGCAAGTAGGCGGTACAACCGCGGCGGTCACAGGTATTGCGATGGCGCTAGGCCAACCTTGGACCATCGCGTTAACCATCGGTCTTATCTTTGCCCTCTCCTCCACAGCGATCGTATTGCAAACCTTCAATGAAAAAGGTCTAACCAAAACAGAAGGTGGTAAAAATGCCTTCTCGGTTCTGCTGTTTCAAGATATCGCCGTGATCCCAATGTTGGCGTTTATCCCACTACTTGCACTTCCCGAACTGATTGAAGCGGCACAATCAGCCGCCAGTCACGCCGCCGAGCATCATGAAGAGATCTCTTTAGTCGCAGACTTACCAGGCTGGGCTTACGGGATTGTTATCATCGCCTCTATCGTGATCGTTGTGGTGGGTGGTCACTTCCTCAGTCGACCGCTGTTTCGCTTTGTCGCCGACTCTGGGCTGCGTGAAATCTTCACTGCGACCGCATTAATGCTTGTGATTGGCATTGCGGCCTTAATGAGCTTAGTTGGGCTGTCTCCCGCTTTAGGGACATTCCTTGCAGGTGTGGTGCTGGCCAACAGTGAGTTTCGTCATGAGCTGGAATCAAACATCGAGCCCTTCAAAGGGCTGTTACTTGGCTTGTTCTTCATCACTGTCGGCGCAGGCATCGATTTCTCCATCTTATTTGGTGAGTTCGTTACCATCATGTCACTCACGATTGGTGTCATGGTGCTAAAAGCCTTAGTTTTGTTTGCTTTAGCCCTCATTTTCCGCATCAAAGACAGTAATCGCTGGCTGTTTACCCTGAGCTTGGCACAGGCTGGTGAGTTTGGTTTTGTTCTTTTAAGCTTCTCACTACAAAACCACGTTATCCCATTTGAGCTGGCACAAACTCTGTCGCTGGTTGTCGCGCTCTCTATGTTCTTAACCCCTGGTCTGTTTATTTTGTTTGATAAAGTGATTCTGCCAAGATTTGAGCAAGAGTCGAACGAACAAGAAGCCGACACCATTGATGAACAAGGTACGGTCATTATTGCGGGCATTGGCCGCTTCGGTCAGATCGTTAACCGCCTGTTGATCTCTAACGGCGTTAACACTGTGGTGCTTGATCATGAAGCAGGACAAGTGCAAAACATGCGCGATATCGGAACCAAGACCTTCTATGGCGATGCCACTCGCCCTGACTTGCTCCATACAGCAGGCATCGAACACGCCAAAGCGCTAGTAGTCGCTATCGATGATCGCGAACGTGCGATTGAGTTGGTGGAGTATGTCAAACATACCTACCCTGCGGTGACGGTTATCGCTCGTGCCTTCGACCGTGGTCATGGCTATCAACTGAAACAAGCGGGCGCAGATATTGTTGAGTCAGAAACTTATCACTCTGCCCTTGAAGTTGGGGGTAAGGCACTCCATGTATTAGGCTTTCATCCTTTTGGTGTTGAACGCAGAAAGTCCACTTACCAGCGCGTTGAAGACAAGAAATTCGAGACTCTTTACCAAGCGTGGAAGGGAGGTTCGGAAGGAGAACGTTACGACAACAACTATCGTGACCTCTTCATTCAATCTGAGAAACATCTTGTGGATGAAATGGCGCGCTATTTGAGTGACAAACACTCTCATACTGAGCGTGGCTGGACGCCTCCACCAAAAGGTTATGCTGATCAATTTGATGACGCCACTGATGACCAAAAATAACCAGAAAAACCTCGCCAAACAGCTGTTCAAGATGACTTGGCCGATGCTGTTTGGCGTTTTATCGCTTATGAGCTTTCAGCTTATTGACAGTGCCTTTATCGGTCAACTGGGGGTTTTACCGCTGGCTGCACAAGGTTTCACCTTGCCGATACAGATGATTGTCATTGGTCTACAAGTCGGTCTAGGTATCGCTACCACTGCGGTGATCTCAACCGCGCTGGGGGCGAGTCAAACACGATATGCCCAACAACTCGGTGGGTTAATTATTGTTTTAGGGAGTGTGGGGATCGCCTTATTTGGCGTGATTGCCTATCTGTTGCGTGCGCCTATTCTCGCAGCGCTGAGCGCGCCTGAAGACATTATGCCAATCATTGATAGCTATTGGATTTGGTGGCTGATCAGCTCGTGGACTGGTGCAGTGCTGTATTTTCTCTATAGCCTCTGCCGCGCGAATGGCAACACCTTGCTACCTGGTTCGATGATGATGGTGACAAGTCTACTTAACCTTGTTCTTGACCCTATTTTCATTTTCACCCTCGATATGGGCATCAATGGCGCTGCAATTGCCACGATTATCGCCTTTGGTATTGGCATCTTAATCGTGGCGCCAAAAGTGGTGGCAAAAGAGTGGATGTGCTTCAAATGGGCAGACCTCGATATTGGCAAGAGTATTCGCTCGCTAACCAACATCATGGGACCTGCGATGATCAGCCAATTGCTACCGCCCCTCTCTTCGATGCTCGCCACCAAACTGCTTGCTGGCTTTGGCACCGCTGCGGTCGCCGCATGGGCTCTCGGCTCGCGCTACGAGTTTTTCGCTATCGTGGTGGTGTTAGCACTCACTATGTCTATGCCCCCTATGATTGGGCGCATGCGCGGCGCTAAGAACTACCAAGATATACGCACACTCACCGCCATCGCGGCTAAGTTTATCTTGGTTTTTCAGCTTTTTATTGCTGTCATCACCTATTTCACCGCCGCACCATTGGCTGATTTGATGACCAGCAACGAAGGCAATGTTGAACAAATTCTTATCTGGCATCTGACCATTGTGCCATTAAGCCTTGGCCCTTTAGGGGTTTGCATGCTCATGGTATCTAGCGCCAATGCGATTGGTCGTTCCTACCGCGCCTTGAGTATCTCTGCTCTGCGTCTGTTCGCTTTCTTTCTGCCTTGTTTGTGGATAGGCGCGCAAATCGGTGGCATTGAAGGGCTATTCTATGGTGCGTTCGTTGGTAACGTGTTTGCAGGGATAGCCGCTTGGGTGATGTATCAAAAAGCGCTAACTGAGCTCGAAAACGCCACCTCCAAAGCGTAATTATGATTCAACTCAAATGGCCTCTATTTATGAGGCCATTACCATTTTTTATGTGCTCTTTTCGATATCTTACAGCCTGCTGTAATTGTGATTCATTTCACCCATACAAAATGCCAAATCGTGCACACCATCAATACAAAGCTCAATAACAAAAACCGTGTCATCGCTATAATTTAGGCGCATTCCAAACCGTTATTTTCAGGAGCTTCCATGTCTTTGCCTTTCCTCTATCATGGACAAACCCACGAATGGGTCAGCCTTAATCAGCGCACACTTACCCTCACTCTCGTGACCGATAAAACGACGCCTTTTTCTCAGGTTTTAATCCGCCACGAACCCGATAACGAAGAACACTTTTCGCCAATGACACTCTCGAAAGAGACCGAGCACCTGCGTTATTGGCAAGGGAGTTTTGAGCTGCGCCACGACCAGCCACTCAACACCTATACCTTTAAACTCATCACTGACAATCAGCAGTTTTGGCTCAGTGGCTATGGCATTACCAAGCGCATGCCAGGGCTTGAAAAACACTTCAAAACCAACCCTGAACATCAGCCGCCAAGCTGGGTGAAAGAGCAGATTTTCTATCAAGTATTCCCGGATCGTTTTGCCAATGGGAAACCAGAAATCAGCACTCAAAGCGATGAATACAAAATTGCCGATGAGAGCAAAACCGTTGTTGCAAAAGAGTGGGGGGAGCCCGTTGACGGCCATGGAGGCAATGGTGGATATGAGTTCTACGGTGGCGACCTTTACGGCGTTAAGAGCAAACTCGATTATCTTCAGGAGTTAGGGATTACGACCCTATACCTTAACCCTATTTTCGCGGCACCAAGTAATCACCGTTATGACACGATGGATTATTACAATATCGATTCTCACCTTGCCACCAATGAGGATTTTGCCGAGCTGTGTGATGACGTCCACCAGCGTGGGATGAAAGTAGTATTAGATGCCGTGTTTAACCACACCTCCACAGAGCACCCTTGGTTTAACCGTTTGGGCTGGCATCAAGAGAGTGGCGCATACCAATCTGCCCAATCACAATACCGCGACTACTACTTCTTTGAAGGTGAAACGGAGCAATACATTGGTTGGAAAGGGGTAAGCAGCCTACCTGTGCTGAACTTTGAGAATCAACAAGTGCGTGAGGCTATCTATCAATCTGATGACGCCATCATCAAACACTGGCTTAAAGCGCCCTACAACATCGATGGCTGGCGCTTTGATGTGATTCATATGCTAGGAGAAGGAGACGGCGCAAAGAACAACGCGCACTATGTCAAAGCGTTTCGCGAATCCGCTAAAGAGGTCAATCCGGATAGCTATATCTTAGGTGAACACTTCTTTGAAGCGACCTCATGGCTGCAAGGTGAGCAAGAAGATGGCTCGATGAACTATTATGGTTTCGCACACCCACTGCGCGCTTTGCTTGCGAATAAAGACATTGCGTTAGACCCGATTAGCATCGATATGTTGGAGTTTCGTGATTGGCTAGCAGAGGCGCGCGCCAAAGTGCCGTGGGACAATCAACTGGCACAACTCAACCAGTTAGACAGTCACGATACACCGCGTTTTTTCACCTTGCTGAATGAGAATGAAGCGCTGTTTAAAATTGCGGCCACCTTCCTGTTCACCTATGTCGGTACGCCTTGTCTCTATTACGGCACTGAAATTGGTATGGCAGGCGGTTCAGACCCAGATAATCGCCGCTGTATGGAGTGGGATCGCGTTAAAGACTCTGAGTTTTTACCCTTCTTTAAAGAGCTGATTCAGCTGCGTAAAAGCCACCTTGCGCTACAGCACGGCAGTTTGCTAGAGCTGTATTGTGATGAAGCGTGTTTTGTCTTTGCGCGTCAGTTTGAGGAGGATGTGGTGATTGTGGGGATGAATTTAACAGATGATGAGAAAATCGTGAAACTGCCTAAAGAGTATGTTGAGTTACTTGATTTGTCAGCCTGCGAGTTCGTGTTACTAGGAAAACAGACGCTGATCGTCTAGCCGTAAACAGATATGAAGGCTCAAGCCTGAGCCTTCATATCTTGTGCGTTAATTGGCGATTAAGAATCTCCCCTCAAATGGTGCGAGTTCAATCTCGAAAACACCGTTACTTAGCGCAATTGATTCGTTCGACAACAGATCTTTCAAAGTTCCTTCAATGCCAAGTTCATCCTGCGAGTATCTCAACGACTGATGCGATTCACCAATGTTCAAAGCAAACACAATTTGCTCATCACCCGACTGTTTCGTATCAACATATATATCGCCATTCGAAGTAATATTCGTTCTAACTCCCTGATAAAGCGCTGGGTAGTCTTCACGCAGATTCATTAACGTTGACACGTACTCTTTGAGATCAGCCTGATTGGCATCTAACGTTGCCGTTACTCCCTCTATTTTTGCGCTGCTTCTGGCAACGTGATCATCACAAACACCTCTTATTGCACAAGTATTATTGTCTTCCTTGGCGGCAAAATCATCGACTTGATCGCCTATCTCATCGCCATAGTAAAGCGTAATTGGTCCTGTATAAGCAGCTTGGAAAGCAAACGCGGCTTTATGGCGCAGCCAGTACTCTTCATCGTTTGGCTGAGCAATGTCACCACGCTGAAGAAGATCGCCAAATCTGACTAGATCATGATTGCCAATCATTAAATTGGGTTGCGCGTGAGAAGGATACGCTTGGTGAGTCGTAAAACCGTTATCTAACCAATCGGCCGCTCTATCGCCATCACTGTTTTCATTGACAGCCAGTGTCTCTACGATGCGGTAACGCATGGGAAAATCAAAAGCAGAACACAGTGCAGGATTTTGTGTTGAGCCATACCCAGTTTCAGCAATGTAATCTTCACCATTCCAAATCTCTGCCACCATATACCCTAGTGGATTGACTTCTTGGTCTTCACTGTTGGTGTACGTTACGCTTTGTGAGGCTTCATCTACGGCTTTACGAATTTGTGTCCAGGCTTCTGTTGGGACTTGATAGGCTTGGTCTAATCGCCAGCCATCGATTTTAAGCTCGTTAATCCAATAGGTTGCGACCTCTTGATAAAACTCGAGGCTTTGTGGGTAATCAACCGGATTACTCGGCCCCGAAGGGGTTAAGCCAGATGGTGAGTGTTCAATTAAACCATCTTTATGATGCCCAAAAACCCCGTCAAAAAAGACATATAACCCTCGTCGATGTGCCTCATCGACCAGTTCACGGGCTGTTTCAAGATCGCCAAAACGAGGGTCGACGGAAAAATAGTCGGTTGCAAAATACCCTGTCGCATCCAATCTGTCAGCCCAGTGATCTTGGCCATCGATAGCTTCAGAGTGAAATATAGGCGTTAACCAGATCGCATTCACACCCAGAGATTCAATATACTCTAAAGAATCGATAATCCCTTGAAGATCGCCTTTATGGTGACTAGTACCGTAACCTGTTCCATGACCAATACTATCGTCACCATTGACGAAACTCTCCACCATGATTTGATAGGTTCTTAGTTGGTTACTGTTTTCAGCAACTTGTGAGGAGCACTGATAAGCATCAACGGGAGTCTCTCCTCCTGAACCACCTTCGCCACCAGAAGAGCCGCCACATGCTTGCAGTGCGCCAACAATGGCAACTGCCAATAGTGATTGGGTTATTTTTTTACTCATGAAAACTCCTTTTTTGAATAAAAAAAGGGAAGCATCTAGGCTTCCCAAATATCTTATTAGATAAGACTATAAAATGAATTATTTGCTGTTTACGGCTTTAACGAAGGCTTCTTGTGCGCCTTCTACATTGAGAGCTTTTGCTTCATCTAGTAGAGCTAAAGCCTTGTCTAACATGCCTGCATTAACGGCATTCTCAATACTAGTAATATAAAACTGCTGTTGTTCCACTGACAATGTCGTCTCATTTGACTCAATAACTGCAATTGTCGGAACGCTAGCTTTACTATTTAATTGAGCTTGACTCTCACGCTGTTCAAGCTCGCGCTTGAATTCCTCATGTGCAGTGTCAGAGCTACCCACCACAACTGCAGAATCCTCAATAAGAATCGCATCATCGACAGTAGCAACAATCGTCATTTCTCCATACGGAGAGTGAGGGATCACAGGGTTTGGTACATCCGGTGGATAATTACCACGAGCAATTGCGTCAAGTTTAACCGGGTGTAACACCTCGGACTCACCACTAATGAGCTCTGGCGTAGTGTAAATCAGTAACTTTACTTTCTGCTTACCTACAGGCTGTAAAGTAACTTCTGACACCAACCGATCACCTTCCAAGCCATAAGCATGCTTGTACTCAAAATCATCTGTGCCAAAAGCCTTTAAAATTTGGTTTTGTTCATTTAGAAGAAGCGCATTAGGATAGAACACGGACTTTTTAAAGTGGCTAACGATTTGTAAGTCAAGCTCCTTACCTTGTGTGTCTATATTAAACGCTGCTATGTAGCTCTTTCCTTCTGGAAGAACTAATTTTTGGTTTGATTCATCTATTGAGAAGTTAATACGCTTTGTTGGTTCAACTTCTAACCACTTAACTTGAGAGTAGTTTTCCGCAACTCGCTCAACGTTCGTTGAATCAAAAACAACCGTTTCTGTTGTCGTACAACCCAGCAAAGCCATGCTGATCGCGCAACCTAAGACTAATTGTTTCATTCGCACCTCATTCTCTGATGAAAAAAGCCGACTTAACATAAGTCGGCTTGATTTATGGACTTATAAAATTTAGGAGCTTAGCTTACCACCAAGCCTCTGCTTGAATACCTACGCTGAACTCAGTGTCGTTATTAGTACCAAACGCGTTGTCATCTTCATGATCCATGAAGTATGAACCGTAGATACGAATTTCAGGACGAGCCCAGAAGCTTGAACCCGCAGACCATGCTTGAGCAACAGTTAGCTTAGAACCAGCTGAGTCTTCTGTTGTACCACTTTGCTTAACTTCGTCAGCGTAGTAACCCGCTTCAAAGATAGTCTTCATGTGATCATCCCATTTGTACACTGGACGAACAACTGCATTGTACGCTGTGATATCACCGTCGGCAGTATCTGATGCTTGTGAATACATTACAGTGTGACCAACTTCCCAAGATTCGCCGAAGCCAGTTACACCCCAGTTGATGATACGGAAACCGTCTGCATCGTTGTTATCTTCACCACGATTGTACCAACCGCCACCACCGTATGTAGCCATTTGCTTACCGTACGCTTTAGTACCGTACTGTAGAACTGTTTGGTTGAAACCGTTTGATAGGCCTTGACCAATAACAGCTGTTAGCAATAGACCGTCGTCAGCACCAAGTTTCTGGTCTTGCATTTCATTAGCAAAATCGTACGCAAGAGCAAGTTCTAGATTTGCACCATCCCAAAGGTCAATACCAGCATAACGTGCATCAAATGTATAACCATTTACTTTTCCACCTTCAAAGTCCTCAGCATCATCATGCATGATTGCAAGTGATAGTTTACCTGGACCAACTGATAGGTTTTCAATACCACCGCCAGCACCGCCAGATGTATCTAGGAAGTAGAAGTCAGTGATGTGAATATCTTTACGTTGGTAGTAACGTTGACCAGCCCATAGAACCGCATCTTTATCGCTAAACAGACCCTTAGCTTGTACGTTCATAACACGTAGAGCAGGTTCAGTACCTTCCCAGTTATTGTTACCGTTTTGACCGTAAGCAACTAGAGACTCAAGTTTAAAACTAACGTCACCTTGATTGTAAAGCTCCGCATTAAGGCCAAGCTCTGCATATAGGTCTTTCTCATTACCTAGACGACCAACTTTTGCTTTGTTGTACTCAACGTTCTCACCATTATCACCACTTAGACCAACACCAGCACGCATGTAACCGTGGAAATCAACAGCAGCAGCAGAAGCGCCAGCAGATAGCGTCATAGCAACAGCAGCAGCAATTACACTTACTTTTTTCATTATTAACTCCGTTTAGGTTTTTTATTCTTTTCCTCTCTTATCACCCTAAAAGGCAGAAATAGGGACAACAGAAAAGAGAGGTAAGATGGGATTGCACTCTTTGGTGCTTTCCCCGTTTTGTTTCAACGGTGTCTAGATTAAGCGAGTTGGGTAAGGTTGACGTCCTCCACCCCCATTTAATTTAGGGGGGATGAGAAAGGAGGAGAAAAAGGGGCGTACGCCTTTATTTTCGGTTAGATCACACAATTTAGGGGGAGGAGGAGAGGCATTGATCACAAGTTCAATTTGAAAGTGTTAGCTTGCTCAAATTTTCAAAAAGATGACAAAGTAAAAACGAAATAAAAAAATAGTAAATTTTTATCAGAATGTGGCTCTTGCATTTATTCGGACAAAGTTTTCTACTATTAGTTCACACGGATGAACAAAAAAACGACGATAAAATGAACAATAATCGACCTATACCACTACAACTCGGTGCGACACTTGATGATTCTGGATGCCTGTTTGCTATCCACGCGCCGCACCAGCCTTATTTAAAGCTCGCGCTATTCAGTGAAAACAACACTTACGAAACCTATCCACTCGAAATCGACTGCTTGGGTGTGCAATCTGCTTATGTTAAAGGC is a window encoding:
- a CDS encoding LysR family transcriptional regulator, which produces MDVKVFRTFLEVARTKHFGKASENLYITQAAVSARIKQLENYFDTQLFTRDRNNIKLTSAGERLIGYAEVMVSTLQQAKLELSLESGQALQLTMGGTPNIWDAYLQNCLSVVTESFSGYGFMAEVLNREALNRHLLERTLDMAFAFDQIKADELECKKVADLVLVMVSTSPQSVETVFENGYVYVDWGTKFGSEHVERHGKAAPPLLRTSTARIALDFILDKQGSAYLPYSMVKPFLDTGQLYRVENSEDWYRPIYLSYRKGSSSVEAINQVCELVRDIDPLTAYTLQQAGRVEME
- a CDS encoding DUF413 domain-containing protein, whose product is MSETHFRYGRKRFYDNTKFPRGFAKSGDFTLAEEELLIQFGDTMLGLELGELSPENSEEKHFLKVLANPLKAKSKLERTWLKYTQLARGRKRFHTLNGSRRTSAADSLEEFDAVLEDD
- a CDS encoding DUF3081 domain-containing protein, whose translation is MKNELDSTKILHAYERIMANGTPTEHGMIYEGVEAIADYDGYNIYLRGNGVELSIGFHNTYHMDYDQAHLKESFLKKVALLAK
- a CDS encoding NAD(P)H-dependent oxidoreductase, yielding MKKNRLLVLYAHPAQHRSEANRPLFNLAQKMAGVTTVDMYAEYPKFNINIDLEQQRLLDHDVIIFQFPLYWYSTPAILKEWQDLVLEYGFAYGTDGTALKDKLFVCALTAGGKHEAYHADGYNHFTIRELLQPLEQMARLTHMRYLPPLALFGSRTALEEKRVEKHTLLYGKMLNALLLDQVSPDSTENLETLNEFINQLDEEKSA
- a CDS encoding monovalent cation:proton antiporter-2 (CPA2) family protein, translated to MTGLFLQAFIYLVAAVIAVPIAKRLGLGSVLGYLIAGVVIGPVIGLVGEETTTIQHFAEFGVVMMLFLVGLELEPKMLWAMRNRLIGLGGLQVGGTTAAVTGIAMALGQPWTIALTIGLIFALSSTAIVLQTFNEKGLTKTEGGKNAFSVLLFQDIAVIPMLAFIPLLALPELIEAAQSAASHAAEHHEEISLVADLPGWAYGIVIIASIVIVVVGGHFLSRPLFRFVADSGLREIFTATALMLVIGIAALMSLVGLSPALGTFLAGVVLANSEFRHELESNIEPFKGLLLGLFFITVGAGIDFSILFGEFVTIMSLTIGVMVLKALVLFALALIFRIKDSNRWLFTLSLAQAGEFGFVLLSFSLQNHVIPFELAQTLSLVVALSMFLTPGLFILFDKVILPRFEQESNEQEADTIDEQGTVIIAGIGRFGQIVNRLLISNGVNTVVLDHEAGQVQNMRDIGTKTFYGDATRPDLLHTAGIEHAKALVVAIDDRERAIELVEYVKHTYPAVTVIARAFDRGHGYQLKQAGADIVESETYHSALEVGGKALHVLGFHPFGVERRKSTYQRVEDKKFETLYQAWKGGSEGERYDNNYRDLFIQSEKHLVDEMARYLSDKHSHTERGWTPPPKGYADQFDDATDDQK
- a CDS encoding MATE family efflux transporter — encoded protein: MTKNNQKNLAKQLFKMTWPMLFGVLSLMSFQLIDSAFIGQLGVLPLAAQGFTLPIQMIVIGLQVGLGIATTAVISTALGASQTRYAQQLGGLIIVLGSVGIALFGVIAYLLRAPILAALSAPEDIMPIIDSYWIWWLISSWTGAVLYFLYSLCRANGNTLLPGSMMMVTSLLNLVLDPIFIFTLDMGINGAAIATIIAFGIGILIVAPKVVAKEWMCFKWADLDIGKSIRSLTNIMGPAMISQLLPPLSSMLATKLLAGFGTAAVAAWALGSRYEFFAIVVVLALTMSMPPMIGRMRGAKNYQDIRTLTAIAAKFILVFQLFIAVITYFTAAPLADLMTSNEGNVEQILIWHLTIVPLSLGPLGVCMLMVSSANAIGRSYRALSISALRLFAFFLPCLWIGAQIGGIEGLFYGAFVGNVFAGIAAWVMYQKALTELENATSKA
- the malZ gene encoding maltodextrin glucosidase, with translation MSLPFLYHGQTHEWVSLNQRTLTLTLVTDKTTPFSQVLIRHEPDNEEHFSPMTLSKETEHLRYWQGSFELRHDQPLNTYTFKLITDNQQFWLSGYGITKRMPGLEKHFKTNPEHQPPSWVKEQIFYQVFPDRFANGKPEISTQSDEYKIADESKTVVAKEWGEPVDGHGGNGGYEFYGGDLYGVKSKLDYLQELGITTLYLNPIFAAPSNHRYDTMDYYNIDSHLATNEDFAELCDDVHQRGMKVVLDAVFNHTSTEHPWFNRLGWHQESGAYQSAQSQYRDYYFFEGETEQYIGWKGVSSLPVLNFENQQVREAIYQSDDAIIKHWLKAPYNIDGWRFDVIHMLGEGDGAKNNAHYVKAFRESAKEVNPDSYILGEHFFEATSWLQGEQEDGSMNYYGFAHPLRALLANKDIALDPISIDMLEFRDWLAEARAKVPWDNQLAQLNQLDSHDTPRFFTLLNENEALFKIAATFLFTYVGTPCLYYGTEIGMAGGSDPDNRRCMEWDRVKDSEFLPFFKELIQLRKSHLALQHGSLLELYCDEACFVFARQFEEDVVIVGMNLTDDEKIVKLPKEYVELLDLSACEFVLLGKQTLIV